A region of the Triplophysa rosa linkage group LG5, Trosa_1v2, whole genome shotgun sequence genome:
GGTGGTTAAAAAATGAGGAATGCAATCCTACGTTTGCCAGATCTGCTAAGCACATGCGCTGCATCCCTTCCATGTCTCTGACATCAGTGCGCTTCTAGGGGCAGCCTAGCTGCATTGGCTGCATTGTGTGTGGGACGTGGAGCTCAGTTTTCCCGGCGGCGCAAAGAAACTTGGGTTCCTGTGACACTGCAAAATGCTTAATGTGGCTTAGTCTATTAAGATCAAAATACACCTTAATGGAGTGTATTATTCAGAGAAATGCCGAAGAGACTAGAACGTGAACGGAAAGTGCATCAATAAAGGATCACAGGACAAAGTGTAAGCGCTTTGCATTTATGTTCTGGGCTTCTAATTTTCCTTGCATATTATGCTTTATTATATGGTGTATACCGAACATTTAGTGTTTTGGAATGTCGCAGGAACATGGGTTTGGCCACATTGTGGGGAAGGCTGAGCTCCGTGAAGCCGGTGAGCATGGGTTTATGAAGAAGCACACTGATGGCGGAGACACTATGACCCAGAGCAAGATCGTGTCTTCTGTGCTCTGAGCCCAGTAAAGAGAAGCTGCGTGCTCCGCAAGCACCCGCAGATGACTCTCAAATAAATGTGTAcaccgtttccaaacatttgtcacttactgaatgtttgagcatataaatatgaattaacactttgtctgtaaatgcacgtagttcgttacttagactgaactttgcgctgcatgATACAACAAAAAGTAATATAACCAAAATCACCGCATACAGCAAGCACGGGCACAGACTTTCGGAACTTGTCATTCTCTGCACTGAAAGCAAGCTTGTGTGTCAGGAGGACGGAGAAAGAGTGTgcaggaaaaaaggtgaaagggactttttgactgtttaaatggtaagatgctttattgcattcctcctttacatgaggtaaataaagtaactttattggcagttcattggtaatgattaatgaacgtgctgtattcccgtttgtaaaaaaaatctttattatcgagtagttttaaaaatagttttgaggtgagatctggtctagtaagTGGCACAGCATTGTTTCGTGGTGTTTAAGAAAAATGTCCATTAaatttgtggcttgtgttttgaataaatgttcccctgcatttcagacattttgcctaaacacatttattttgcacattgttgaATCTGGcttcagtttatttatttattataaaggtatatcttgttctaaacaaattctgcAAATTAACGTTTGATTgttttggtgcatcaatgttgcgctgCACTTTGCGCTGTACCCTTAACCTCATGGTGTCGTCcccacatgcacacgcacgcatgcgattcgactatgtaaatccttagtcgaggacacccctatcagattcgcttaataggacaaGGTGTAATAATCccactatttaaaataatatcccactattattttatttattcatttatattcaatttattttatattctactTTTAAAATATGGCTCCTGCTTCGTTTTAAAGAAAAGCGTGTTTTTCGCATTATAGGCTATTTTTGCGGTCTGATCCAGACAAAAAAGGTTTCGTTAGGTGTCCGAAGgccttttttgttttctgttttggttAGTTTCACTAGTGAAATACTATATTGAGATATATAATCATAACTTGTGGTGGCAGTATCACATTGGATTGCGTGCGCTTGAGcacttaatttatattttaaaggctCATTATAATGGTTTTGTTGTATATCTCTGTAATATAGAACAATGTTACATAAAACATCTTTTTCATCCATGAAGCTTAAACCATAATCTGATGTCCCCGTGTATgttgaaaatatttatattaatatcataaacgTGCGAATAGTCGACCAATGACCTAAATGAACGACTAGTCGACTACAAAAATCTGGGGCAGCCCTAGTTTACAGTGTGTAATAGACATACCCAGTTTAGGTCTGTTGTACTGATGACAGATGGTTTCTGTACTGGTAACTTGAGAATTTAGATGTGTTAGATGTACTGTGTTGTACTCCAGAGCATGGTTGAGGCACTGGTCAGAAAACCATTGTATAAATTAACGTGGCTATGTTTGTTCAGAGCACTTTTCCTCATCTCTGGTCAATATTTACACATATTTCTACAGACTTGAAAAACTAAGCTAATGAGTGTTAAATAGTGCCTTTGGAGTAGCTCATTAGATTAAAAACAGGATTGTGGTTCTTGCTCAGGTTGAATATAACCCTAAATGTTCATGTAAACATCTCGTCTGTTTCTCAAGTTCCTAAGCATTATTCCATGTAATGGTGCTAGTGCATTTCTGTAAAGACCCAGAAAGTGTTACTTTATCTGATATTGTCATTTCGAGATAGGGATTTGGTGTAGGCTTCACCTGGTGTCAGTCCCAAAATGTTCAGAGTCTCACAGAtggatatgtttttttttcttcaaatattTCAAGTGATTTTTATAAATGGAAATTTAGAACGTTTCTAGTGGTATATTGATGAGTGTATGCATCTTCataacaaaactgttttttccCGTTGATGCAGTAGAGTGCAAAAGTTTCTGTTGATAACATCTCTCGTTCTCTCTGTCAGCCGGTTTCTCTGCAGGAGGCCAAGCTCTTGTTAAAGGAGGATGATGAACTGATAAAGGAGGTGTATGAATACTGGAGCAAGAAGAGAAAAGCATGTCAGAGTGGCTCTGTGATCCCTGTTGTCAAACAGGAGAGGCGTGACAGCTCCAGCACCAATGACCCTTATGTGGCCTTCAGACGCAGGACAGAGAAGATGCAAACCAGGAAGGTAAGAGGGTGACTCAAGATCATCTCCCATGCATCTTTCATCTTTCATTCTGCAGGGCAAAGGTTTGTAGATACGCTTTTCTCACGTTCTCACTGTCTCCCCTGCAGAACCGTAAGAATGATGAAGCTTCTTACGAGAAGATGCTGAAGCTGCGTAGGAACCTGAGCCGAGCCGTCACCATCTTGGAGATGATCAAGAGGCGGGAGAAGAGCAAGAGAGAGCTGCTGCACCTCACGTTGGAGATAGTGGAgaagaggtacaaacacatggAAAATATAGAAATTTTAGACGGTTGTAAAGTTGTAGTTGTCCTGGAAGTTTTTTATATTCTTAGCGAGTGTGCAATCTCTTAAAAAAATCAGTCTTTATCTAGAGAAGTAATTGAAGTTCATTGGTTGGAGGGTCTGAATATACACTGCACGTCCAAACAAAAAAGGCACACACACTAATATTTCATTGGACAGCCTTTAGCTTTGATAACgcctagggctgcagctatcgattattttagtgaTCGAGTACTCTAAAAAGTTAACCCATTTGATACATTatattgccatattacattcaaattgcaatctaatacaaatgtataaataagaaacattaataaaatagaaagaattatttcaaaggtaaacaactaacttcagcttatgcatgatgcatttagtttatctaacttggttttagtttatttttttactattaaatagtaatatatttgtccacataaaatactgagttaaccggacttttattttggcaggttgtcggaagtcGCTTagtttttagtatgtctgtttcttcactcaaacaataaaatgttagtgaaataaactcttgagtaactctggagatgaagttcatgtcctcataaagtgcagacgcagacaaacgtgtagcatgttaaactgtgcagttcattcactcagaaacgcagaacagccagatgacatgtgtaaataacaggattcggcgtccactagtccgcatctagttttatggactcaatgcagccggacaacaagtttcactcgcaaaatagactaaaacagtaaaatagcagttcacaaTTTCAATAAGCTATAACTTATAAGTGTGAGCGTGTGAGCAGagtaaaatgcgtgtgtctcacggtgaatgcgtgagacttgagagccctgtaacatgaatagagtttagcgggctgtgcgttagtaataaaaGTCCATGGGGAGATGCAGTggtccgtgtgtactgtagttaaatggattaaacaaagcttgaggcaacaaaaattgcctctgtgattttgtattcgaataactcgaggaatcgtttcagccctaataaCACCGCGCATTCACTGTGGCATCGTTTCGATAAGATTCTGCAATGTCCAGAATGTCCAAAATtaatttttcgccaagatcttgtattgatgatggaGAAAGTCAGACCGCTGCGGAAAGTCAGACCGctgcgcaaagtcttctccagcacatcccaaaggttctcaatggggttaaggtctggactctgtggtggccaatccatgtgtgaaaatgatgtctcatgctccctaTACCACTCTTCACAATTCGATcctgatgaatcctggcattgtcatcttggagtatgcccgtgccatcagggaagaacccacccattgatggaataacctgatcattcagtatattcaggtagtcagctgacctcattctttgggcacataacgttgctgaacctagacctccaatccaatgggaTGCTCTTAGCTATTTGCTTAGTTTAATACAGGTGGTTACtttttttttggacgggcagtgtatattGGGTTGTTTCGTGCAGATGTAGTGTTTATGTCTAAGGTCctgatgtgtctgtgtgtgtttaggaaCAGCATGGCTGATTTCGGAGGTGAGGTGATGGCAGAGGTTCTGGCTCAGAGAGCTCTGGAGAAGCCCGTCATCCCTCTCATCCCAATCACAAACAGCAGCCAGTACAGACACACAGAACACGACCGGGACTACAAGTGCAAGGTACacagacatttctgtttatgtaTGGCGTAGACACCTCCCCTACACTCCCCTGCTTCTGTATAGTTCATAAAGCAACCCAAGTGTGTGCAAAGATTTGGTCCATTGCATCTGCATGCTTTACTTGCCTGAAATATGATTCAAGCTAATAATTGTCCTCGATATTATGTGTGCCTGcgtatatttgtttttaatgtgtcaCTCTTTGTAACTAGGTGGATAAACCAGAGGTGGTACGCCAAAAGAGGAAGTATGAAAAGAAAGCCAAGCCATTGCCATTGGCAGGCTCCGCCCACTTGGGCCCGGCAATCTTTAACACTAAGGACCTCAATCAGTATGACTTTCCCAGCTCGGACGATGAACCCTTCTCTCAGGTACTTGCACACATACTTTAGCTAAACGGCATGAAATGAGTCCATGTGATACTTTAacaccctctctctcactccctcAGATTTTCTCTGGTTCTTCAGAGGTCGAGGAGGAGAACGACCCAGACGGCGTGTTTGGATTTCGGAGGAGAACTGGTTGTCAATATCACGCTGTGAGTTGTGATTCATAATAAATGGAGCAGAAATACTAGCTTGTTCAGTTCAATGCTGCAGTCTAGGTTTTGTTATTGACCAAGCGAGTATCTTTCTCTCAGCTTTGTTCGGGACCCGCAGGGGATTGGCCCTGGTGTGGTCCTACTAAGGGCGGGTTAGGAGATGTACGGTATCGCTATTCTCTCACCACACTCACAGTGCCAAGGCGATGCTTGGGGTTGGCACGACGACGCGTTGGCAGAGGGGGCAGGTGATTTCAGCCACTGTCCATATAGAagttttgtcattttactgGTGGTGGTTGTTCCTTGTGCATCTTTTTTAATGACTCATCTGCATTTACTAATTTCTCATGTAGGGTTTTGTTAGACCGGGCTCACTCGGATTGGGACGATGTGTATCACGGGCTGGACCCGGATTCCCCCGTACTCCGTTCGCAGTCTCTCACCCAGCAGCACAGCATGGATACCTCACATACCAGCACTGATACCTCCACCCCCTCCTCATCTCCACCCAACCTCTCGCAACTCCTGCTCAACATTAAAGCCTGTCGCTGGAGGCATTTCAAGCCTCGGACGCCAGACAACCCTGACAATCCCGAGCACTGGTCTGCACGAAGACCCTGCCGCGGCTGCCTCATCCGCCCAATCAGCACGCTTCGGACACGGGGAGGCCCAACTTCTTCCATCCGACCTGCCCCTCCGCCCACACCTGGTGAGTCAAGTATCGTACTGCTAATGCAACGTTTTGTTTGCGTTCATCCTACATGCATGTTTGATTTCCGCACACCACAACCACAAAATGCTGAGCTGTATGCTTCCATTTGTATGACAAAACAATCCCACATAGCTGGACGCTTCATATTTTACTATCAGGTTACATGGGTAATAATTAGGTATAAAATGATTCTTGGGAGGTTAAAATGGAAGCAAACCAGGACATTctgtatgaaaataaatgacacaGATGTAGATGATCTAGTTAGATAAACAGGTGCAAACACCAAGGTATTGTTGTAGTTAATGTTGTTGCTGACTTCCCGCGTGTGTGCTGTTCTGTAGCTTTCACCACTGAACAGTACCAGCAGCACCAAGAGCATCTCGCTCTCATGCAGAAACAACAGCTTGAGCAGGTCCAGCTTCAGCAGCAGACTGCCAGCACTCCCATTAACCCACAGGTGAGTCCTCTACACAAACATCATaagactcaactcaactcaactttatttatatagcgcttttacaattttcatcgttacaaagcagctgtacatgagatatgttgactataagcaaaataattaaagttgtacctgcagaaacaagaaaagagtCCACCTTTACTTCTAAACATGTCACAGCTTACTGTAATGCAGTTTATCACCTGAGAGTTCAGAGGTGATGTAGATGGTCACACGGGAATTTAAGAATACACTAAAATCATTTCATAAGACATTCAGTTAATAAATGTGGGCAATTATACATCAGTATTTTACCTTATGACATGGTGTTGATTTTTTGTAAGACACGAACCGTAGTTCTTGTAGttttaacacaaatgttttttgggGAAAATGCCCTCAGTACGATTTAAGaaattgtaaaaaagaaattgtCTGTGTAAACATCTCTGGTTATGTTATATTACATGTAGCTTAAGATGTAGCAACAGTTTTGTACCATTTATTTGAGAATTGCTGTTTTGTCCCCCTCAGAGTTTGGTATCAAAGACGATAGATGCTGCCAGTGCTCAGTTTGCTGCCTCTGCGCTAGTGACTCCTGACCAGCTTGTGGTGCTCAAGAGCAAAGAAGAGGCAGTTTGTGTCAATGGAGTCGTCTCAGCCTCAGGTTGGTCTTGCAATTTAAGAATGAAACTTTTAACTTGTATTTCAGTTTTCACGGTTTGTGTGTTAGGTAGGTTTTCTTAATTTTTATGCTGTTGCTGATTCTACAGGCATCTACAAGGGCTCACACCACACAAGCTCTGCAGTGTCCTCCATCCATCTGTCTTCTGGCCCTACCGCCACCTCATCCCCCTCTCCCGCAGCTGCCACCACCACTAACAATGGAACCTCCTCGGCCAATCATCACGTCGGCATGGCCAGACCCGCCCCTGCCCAGGCACTGATGGGCGGAGCTGTGAGAGTGAGCGTGCCCTCGGCTGGCACTTTGAACGTACGGCAGTTGCAGCGTCAGCGTCAGCTCACTGTTCCAGCGTCTGCCCTGAAACTCGCCGCCAATGCCAACAGGCCTATCTCAAAAGTCCCCACGGGGTCGACGACCCTTGACATAGGACCCAGGTGAGATTAGCGTGGGGTTAAAAAATATTGCTCTTGATGTCGGCGGTCTTTTTTTCTTCAACCATCTGTTGTAGGTTTTATGCAtgactgtttattttgtgtttttagtaaCTTTGCAAGCAAgcataagattttatttaattgagcTTATTTTTTCCTTCGCAGGGAAAATCACGATCAAGAGAAACCTCCGTTAAACAGTCTGACAGACAACACAGTCGCCATGGAGGTTACGTAGCCCCGCCCCTCGACCTATCACCCACCATCCCTCGATCGAGGCGTCTCCTTTAGGTGCTATGCATCATAGTGACGCTGTTTCCATGGCAGCCGTTGGGACTTAATTGCAATTCTCATCTCTTTGTTtccagtttttgtttttttgttactgtTAATATCAACGTctgtaaattatgaaatatgGAAATTATTCTATGTACATACATATTTGTAATACACCCCTTGTATATAACATTACTTGAATACAGAAATTGTTCGTGATGTTTTGCACTTGGgaaaaaatcagaaaaaaaaactgcGATTTTCGTAGTGTGTGGGCCGTTTGTGCGTGTCGGATTGTGAATGTTAGAAGGTGTTTGTGCGACTGTCTATCTGAATGTATGTGTCACATGCATGGTGAAAAACCTGCTGTTTTATCTATTTATTGTGAGgtgtttacagatttttttcaataCACTGTAACCACCTGGGTTTATGTGCAGTGTGTCTGCGTCTGCGTGTGTAGTTAAAGCTGTTTTATGTGAACATCTCTTGTTGGAAAAAAGCAGCAGgggtttctctctctttctctgttcgTCTCTTCTCAAATGTGGCTGCTCCCACTCCACTCAAgcactattttattttttaaatcaatgctgCTTTtgtatcatttcttttttttggaaAGCCCCTTTCTCATTTAGGGGTTTCAAATCCCTGTTGGAGTCCTTTTGGAGtttgtgaaatgtttgtttttattacctctgTTTTTGATGACTGATTGTATGTCCCTGTGCTAAAAACCAGGTCTGTTGGGTGTAACAGAAGTTCATAAGGGAGAGGACTACAGTATGTTtctttatcatcatcatcatcattccaCTTTATATGAAAATAAGGAAAACGAACAAAAATGGGACGTTTTGTTTCCTGTAAGACTTTATGGTGGCACCATTCCTGTGGGGCCAGCTTGAGCTCTCTTCTGTGAAGAGGATGGTACCTCACAATGCTATTCGTAATTGTTTGTATGTACCACAATCTGAATGCCCGTTCCAATGGCATCATCTATCTTTGAGGTGTTTTTTAAAGTCCCACCTGgaagaatgaataaaaaaacatatatgacaaaatgtttaataaaccCAGGGCATTAAGTGTTTGACCAGCACAACTCTTTCTCTGAGTCATTACTTATATTTTGTGTGAACAGTTGGTTTTCACCCATGTAGTTTTATTTATAGCGGTACACTGTGAACTGTTGACGGATAtcttattacatttatatgacGCTTGTATCCAAAGAATATGGTAGTTTAGTATTTTAATAGGTAGAATCTGAGTTTGTTTCTTTAAATTCACAAATTGCATTAATTTTGTAACAAGAACATATTTTGGAAGGGACACATGCTTCTGTGTGTGGTCAAGGCACACATGTTTACCTCttattttttgagaaatgtcttttcaAACACGGTCATACATGTTTTGAAATGGGTTGTGTATTAAACCATGTCAAGGTTATGATGCCTTGACCGATATCTGAATTTGCAGTATGAATGCTTCTCTTTCTGAGAGTGACGCTGTAATTTCATTCACAGATCAAACCCTAATGTTAGCACAACAAATAACATTCATAACAAGCCTACAACGCTGCAATGCCAAGTTTCACTACTAAGCTAAAGAAAAGTCAGAAAGACATTGTTGATTTTGCTCAAATATTATAAACAATGCAGATGTTTTGTCTGCATGAGTGTAAACCATTCCGAAGAGAGTCTACAGCTGCCCTCAGTGCAGACAGACCTTCAGTCCAAGACCTGTTTTAGGTAAAAACACCATGCTGGCTGAAGTGGTGGAGAAACTGAAGAACACTCAACTACAAGCTGCTCGTCCTGATCACTGTTATGCAGGACCTGGAGATGTGGAGTGTGACTTCTGTactgagagaaaacaaaaagcagTCAAATCCTGTCTGGTGTGTCTAAACTCTTACTGTCAAACTCATTTTGAACATCATGAAGAACTTCAGTCAGGAAAGAGACACAAAGTGACTGATGCCACTGGAAGACTAAAGCAGATGATCTGCTGATGGTGATAAAGCTGATCAGAGATCAGGAAAAGGCTGCAGTGAATAGAGCTGAAGGACTCTTGAAGCATCTGGAGCAGGAGATTGATGATCTGAGGAGGAGAGAAAATGAGCTGGAGCAGCTTTcacacacagatgatcacatCCATTTCCTCCAGATAAATCTGAAAAGCAGCATGGTGGTGTTTAGAAAGAGAAGAGCACGTCTTACAGAgattgtgtttttgtaagaaatgtttctgtttttttgtgtctgTGTAGAGTTTCCCGTCTCTCTCTGTTCCTCCTGGATCTACAGCCTCATTTAGCGTCGCTGTCAGTTCTTTTGGTGATGTAGTAAAATCTGTTTCACATCTAAGAGAGAAAATAGAGGAATTCTGCAAAGAGGAGATAGAAAAGATATCTGATAGAGGTACAACACTGATGCATTCATTTACTCAATACAAGTCAACTGTGCATTAAAATTATTATGAAACAAATACCTCGTAAATTTTTCTAGATTTTAACATTAATCTGAAGATTTTGGTTTCCATAGTAAAATACACTGAGCTTGTTCTCACCCCTGAACCCAAGACAAGGGAGGACTTCCTACAATGTAAGTTATTTCGGGTAGACACAGAATTAGTGAACAAACTAGATATAAATGGTTTTATTCTTATCAGTTATTATATAACTTGCACCACAGACAATTTTGACAGCTTATGATGTCAATTACAGTCAACACTGAAATCAAATGTTtagtaaaatgttaaaagtaCTATCgaggtgttttttattttgtgtgaaaAGCAATTTATTATGATTCAGAAGCAAATTACTGTGTGTTTCATCTCCGTCAGTTCACATTGGATTCAAACACAGTGTATAAATACCTCCATCTGTTTAATGGGAACAGAGTGATTACTAAAGCTCACACAGACCAGATGTATCCTGATCATCCAGACAGATTTGATGGTACAGCTCaagtgttgtgtagagagagtgTGAGTGGACGCTGTTACTGGGAGGTCGAGTGTAGTGGGATGGGTGTGTGTATATCTGTGTCTTATAAGAGCATCAGCAGGGTCGGACGGGGTGATAAGTGTACATTTGGATATAATGATCAGTCTTGGGGTTGTACTGCTTTCCTACCAGTTACTTCAAATATTAATTCTGGCACAATAGCAAAGAGACTGAACTCCCTTTAGTGCCCAGATCTTCTAGAATAGGAGTGTATGTGGATCACAGGAACTCTGTCCTTCTACATCGTCTCTGACACAATGACCCTCATCCACAGAGTCCACACCACATTCACTCAACCTCTCTATCCTGGGTTTGGAGTTTTTGAAACAGTCAAACTGTGTGATCTAACAAatgaataattgtataattttaTTTCTGAAAAAAGATTATATGGGTCTTTATTGCCACATACAgatcaaataatattaattcCGTCACTCATCGTGTACAGTATTCTGTAAATAATAATGTGAGATCAGTGGTATTGggtcatttgtttatttgaaatcaATCTGAATTCTGGACATCACAGTTATGAATTACCTACAGCTGATGATCATTTTCCTCAAAGGATAATATATTAGACAACCAATGTCATCACAGCAGCAGTATTCGAATTCAGAAAAtggtttactgtaataaaagcAGAAAAATGTTGTGAACGAAAAAGAACCAATAGAGTAAAAAGGTGTGGTGTTGTTAAGTGtctaatttttatatttggttaTGAATTTTCCTATAAATCTTTTTACTGCAGTCTGTTTATTATTAATCACACCCTTATCATTTGTATTATGCTAGCGGGTTTTGTGAGACTACATGGGGTGACACCAGAGGATTATTAAATTGAAAAAGGTAATGTGATTACCACTGGTGAAAGACTTGGGCTGTGTCCCACTATACGCCCACTataccctcattcactattccctacattagttcataatatagtccactttaaGGAGCGGGTGAAAACGAGTGAGTTCGGACACTCGGTGCACTGGAAATGCTGCGGGCGCCATCTTCTGCCGAGACGCGGGAATTCATTCGGCTAGCAGCTAGCCGTGAGTGTACATCGGTTGGACactcgttattatgatgcatcatgggattgaatgagtgcactcaataatgtccactatgaattcggacaccactaaaaatggatgtcccTTCAATTAGTGTACTATATTAGGGTATAGGGggctatttcggacacagccttGGTGAATCCCCCCTAAACAGGATGCATTTTTGAGCTGGAATTTACTTCATATGTttctgtaaatgttattttgcagTAGGCATCGTGCAGACtcttaaataaagatatttcacACCATAAACTTCccttgttttacattttaatagtaCATTTATTAAGGGATTTTAGATGGCAAAAAGCATGTACTATCTATTAGCCATTCAGTTATAATCTTAGCTCCTAAAAATTGAATTCTGCTATGTGCCGGTGTCGGTGACGTCACCAGTGGGTCGCTGCTACCGGGTCAGTGTTAGCCGTGATCCGCCAGTGTCGTGCAGTGCAGCTCCTATCTAGCAGTCACACGGCTTGCCAGTCAAA
Encoded here:
- the epc1b gene encoding enhancer of polycomb homolog 1b isoform X4; the protein is MVIPVPEAESNIAYYDSLYPGDFKMPKQLIHIQPFSLDTEQPDYDLDSEDDAFVNKMKKKMDLGALQFEEMIDRLEKGSGQQPVSLQEAKLLLKEDDELIKEVYEYWSKKRKACQSGSVIPVVKQERRDSSSTNDPYVAFRRRTEKMQTRKNRKNDEASYEKMLKLRRNLSRAVTILEMIKRREKSKRELLHLTLEIVEKRNSMADFGGEVMAEVLAQRALEKPVIPLIPITNSSQYRHTEHDRDYKCKVDKPEVVRQKRKYEKKAKPLPLAGSAHLGPAIFNTKDLNQYDFPSSDDEPFSQIFSGSSEVEEENDPDGVFGFRRRTGCQYHALCSGPAGDWPWCGPTKGGLGDVRYRYSLTTLTVPRRCLGLARRRVGRGGRVLLDRAHSDWDDVYHGLDPDSPVLRSQSLTQQHSMDTSHTSTDTSTPSSSPPNLSQLLLNIKACRWRHFKPRTPDNPDNPEHWSARRPCRGCLIRPISTLRTRGGPTSSIRPAPPPTPAFTTEQYQQHQEHLALMQKQQLEQVQLQQQTASTPINPQSLVSKTIDAASAQFAASALVTPDQLVVLKSKEEAVCVNGVVSASGIYKGSHHTSSAVSSIHLSSGPTATSSPSPAAATTTNNGTSSANHHVGMARPAPAQALMGGAVRVSVPSAGTLNVRQLQRQRQLTVPASALKLAANANRPISKVPTGSTTLDIGPRENHDQEKPPLNSLTDNTVAMEVT
- the epc1b gene encoding enhancer of polycomb homolog 1b isoform X2, whose translation is MSKLSFRARALDASKPLPVFRCEDLPDLHEYASINRAVPQMPTGMEKEEESEHHLQRAISAQQVYGEKRDNMVIPVPEAESNIAYYDSLYPGDFKMPKQLIHIQPFSLDTEQPDYDLDSEDDAFVNKMKKKMDLGALQFEEMIDRLEKGSGQQPVSLQEAKLLLKEDDELIKEVYEYWSKKRKACQSGSVIPVVKQERRDSSSTNDPYVAFRRRTEKMQTRKNRKNDEASYEKMLKLRRNLSRAVTILEMIKRREKSKRELLHLTLEIVEKRNSMADFGGEVMAEVLAQRALEKPVIPLIPITNSSQYRHTEHDRDYKCKVDKPEVVRQKRKYEKKAKPLPLAGSAHLGPAIFNTKDLNQYDFPSSDDEPFSQIFSGSSEVEEENDPDGVFGFRRRTGCQYHALCSGPAGDWPWCGPTKGGLGDVRYRYSLTTLTVPRRCLGLARRRVGRGGRVLLDRAHSDWDDVYHGLDPDSPVLRSQSLTQQHSMDTSHTSTDTSTPSSSPPNLSQLLLNIKACRWRHFKPRTPDNPDNPEHWSARRPCRGCLIRPISTLRTRGGPTSSIRPAPPPTPAFTTEQYQQHQEHLALMQKQQLEQVQLQQQTASTPINPQSLVSKTIDAASAQFAASALVTPDQLVVLKSKEEAVCVNGVVSASGIYKGSHHTSSAVSSIHLSSGPTATSSPSPAAATTTNNGTSSANHHVGMARPAPAQALMGGAVRVSVPSAGTLNVRQLQRQRQLTVPASALKLAANANRPISKVPTGSTTLDIGPRENHDQEKPPLNSLTDNTVAMEVT
- the epc1b gene encoding enhancer of polycomb homolog 1b isoform X3: MYCTECSSSLAAPSTWEHHLQRAISAQQVYGEKRDNMVIPVPEAESNIAYYDSLYPGDFKMPKQLIHIQPFSLDTEQPDYDLDSEDDAFVNKMKKKMDLGALQFEEMIDRLEKGSGQQPVSLQEAKLLLKEDDELIKEVYEYWSKKRKACQSGSVIPVVKQERRDSSSTNDPYVAFRRRTEKMQTRKNRKNDEASYEKMLKLRRNLSRAVTILEMIKRREKSKRELLHLTLEIVEKRNSMADFGGEVMAEVLAQRALEKPVIPLIPITNSSQYRHTEHDRDYKCKVDKPEVVRQKRKYEKKAKPLPLAGSAHLGPAIFNTKDLNQYDFPSSDDEPFSQIFSGSSEVEEENDPDGVFGFRRRTGCQYHALCSGPAGDWPWCGPTKGGLGDVRYRYSLTTLTVPRRCLGLARRRVGRGGRVLLDRAHSDWDDVYHGLDPDSPVLRSQSLTQQHSMDTSHTSTDTSTPSSSPPNLSQLLLNIKACRWRHFKPRTPDNPDNPEHWSARRPCRGCLIRPISTLRTRGGPTSSIRPAPPPTPAFTTEQYQQHQEHLALMQKQQLEQVQLQQQTASTPINPQSLVSKTIDAASAQFAASALVTPDQLVVLKSKEEAVCVNGVVSASGIYKGSHHTSSAVSSIHLSSGPTATSSPSPAAATTTNNGTSSANHHVGMARPAPAQALMGGAVRVSVPSAGTLNVRQLQRQRQLTVPASALKLAANANRPISKVPTGSTTLDIGPRENHDQEKPPLNSLTDNTVAMEVT
- the epc1b gene encoding enhancer of polycomb homolog 1b isoform X1: MVALLPLFFSNVTKALQDNRRQCIILIDPAVGTGKWIKERWTMPDGFLPSWRAWWSPVGWVSLPGFEEHHLQRAISAQQVYGEKRDNMVIPVPEAESNIAYYDSLYPGDFKMPKQLIHIQPFSLDTEQPDYDLDSEDDAFVNKMKKKMDLGALQFEEMIDRLEKGSGQQPVSLQEAKLLLKEDDELIKEVYEYWSKKRKACQSGSVIPVVKQERRDSSSTNDPYVAFRRRTEKMQTRKNRKNDEASYEKMLKLRRNLSRAVTILEMIKRREKSKRELLHLTLEIVEKRNSMADFGGEVMAEVLAQRALEKPVIPLIPITNSSQYRHTEHDRDYKCKVDKPEVVRQKRKYEKKAKPLPLAGSAHLGPAIFNTKDLNQYDFPSSDDEPFSQIFSGSSEVEEENDPDGVFGFRRRTGCQYHALCSGPAGDWPWCGPTKGGLGDVRYRYSLTTLTVPRRCLGLARRRVGRGGRVLLDRAHSDWDDVYHGLDPDSPVLRSQSLTQQHSMDTSHTSTDTSTPSSSPPNLSQLLLNIKACRWRHFKPRTPDNPDNPEHWSARRPCRGCLIRPISTLRTRGGPTSSIRPAPPPTPAFTTEQYQQHQEHLALMQKQQLEQVQLQQQTASTPINPQSLVSKTIDAASAQFAASALVTPDQLVVLKSKEEAVCVNGVVSASGIYKGSHHTSSAVSSIHLSSGPTATSSPSPAAATTTNNGTSSANHHVGMARPAPAQALMGGAVRVSVPSAGTLNVRQLQRQRQLTVPASALKLAANANRPISKVPTGSTTLDIGPRENHDQEKPPLNSLTDNTVAMEVT